The Thermoleophilia bacterium DNA window ATCTCATCGTGCACGGGCATCTGTACGTGCCGGTGGATACCGAGGTCCGTGGCACGCGCGTGTTCTCACCGGGGGCCGTGTACGTCCCCGAGGACCGGGATCTGGGAGATGGGATGGGGGTGCGCCGGAGGGTCCTTATGCGGTTCCGAGGGTCACTCGATCCCGACGCCCGCGCCGCCTCGGTGGGGATCGTGGAGGTGGGGCCGGACGGCCTGACGACCCACCGGATCATCCTGCACGATGTCCCCGGATAGGGCGTCCGAGTTCCCCGGTATCGTCGTCTTTCACCCCAATGCGGGAGGTTGTTCGACATGACCGCCGACGTCGCATACTCGTTCCGCAGCGCGCACGATGAACTCGCGCGCGCGATGGCCGACTATCTGGCCATCTCCCGTGGATCCCACCTGTACGCAGACCCCGCGGTGCACACGACCGCTGAGCAGAACGCGTGGGGTCGGATGATGACGTTGCGCGACCGCACCGACGCGGTCACCGAGCCCGTACCGGTCTAGGCGCCCTCGTCCCTCATCGGGACGGGTGAGACGGGCGTCGTGACCGTGCCCTGTACCCGGAGACGGGTCCGGGCGTGAGACCGCCTCGGACTCGTGCGCCGGCGGATTCCGGCGACGGTGTGTCGGTGGATCGTCGTTTCCGGGTCGATTCCGATGACCTCGTCGTTTTCCATGACGCCGAGGTCCTCCGATACCCGCCCCGCGAGCACGCGGGGCGGGTGACTCTGCGTCTGGCGGGGGTCCGAACCATGAGCCACGGATTCTCGGCCGGACTCGCCCGGGTCGGGAGTTACGTCAGGCCCGTTGGTTCTGTTCCCTCGCACGTCGTTCGATTGCGCGCTCCGCTTCGGCCTGCACCATGGCCGCGAAGCGTTCGATGATCTCATCGGGAACGGGACCGTCCGGGGGCTCATCGGTGACGATTGACGATCTCGCCGGCAGGTCGGAATCCTCGTGTTCGATGCGCGGGTGCTCGCCGGTCGCCATGACCTCGTGGGCCATCCCCGTGTACTCACCGGTCGTCTCCACCTCGTCATGGATGGCCAGTAGCTCACCAGTGACCTCGACGGCCTCCGGCTCGCCGTCCGGCTCGGCATCGACTTCCGCCTCGGCTTCCGGCTCAGCTTCCGGCTCCGGCTCCGGCTCGGTCAGCCCACCACGGCCAGCTCCCAGAGGTGTGACGGTCTCGTCGAGGATTCCCGGCCCGGCATGGGCGGGGATCTCCGGCATGGGCACCTCGTCCACCTCGACGCCGTTACTCTCGACGACGACGCGGTAACGGTCGATGTGGGGGGCGTGAACGAACAGAAGACGTTGCCATTCGTCATGTCCGGCCTGGCGCGCCGCCGAGGTCGATCGGTACCGCCCGATCTCGCTGCGCTGGGCCTCCGCCGGGCTGCCCGACACACCTACCACCACCACGATGAAGCGTTTTGTCAGTCCCACCGCGAGCAACCTCTGTCCGGTTCCCGATGTTGGGTCCAATGTTACCGCCCCACCTCGGGCGCTCTCGCGCTCGGGCCGCCGTGGCCCCCGGCCGGATACCCTCCGTGCGTGAGCCACGGACCCTTCCCCCATGTCGTCGCCTGTGTGGACGAATCGCCGACCACCCCGTCGGTCGTGCACCTGGCGACCTAGGTCGCGGCCCCGGGCGCGCGCATTTCGCTGGTGCACGTGCTCGGTGGACCGCCGTTCAGCGAGTCGTTCCTCGCCGGTATCGGTACGGCATTCAGCGGGTCGCCGCTTGCCGATGCCACGGGCCCGCATCGCGAGATCGCCCAGGCACTGCTTGAGATGCTGGCTGAGGATGTGCCGGGTGGGGTGCCCGTTCTGCTCGATCCCGCCGACGCCGATTCGGCACCCGATGCCGTTGTGCGATTCGCCAACGACAACGGGGTGGACTGCATCGTGGTCGCTGCGCATGGCGAGGCACTCAAGCGTGCCGTGCGTATGGTCGGGTCGTTCAGCGGACACCTTGGGCGTCACGCCCCCTGTCCGGTGCTACTGCTGCCACCCGGCGTCGTCGTCACCTGGCCCTCGGC harbors:
- a CDS encoding universal stress protein, whose translation is MSLVHVLGGPPFSESFLAGIGTAFSGSPLADATGPHREIAQALLEMLAEDVPGGVPVLLDPADADSAPDAVVRFANDNGVDCIVVAAHGEALKRAVRMVGSFSGHLGRHAPCPVLLLPPGVVVTWPSAEWSGGRPGGVAERRHPPVGCTAHGRGRRGPRARRGSRRPDNRYPIERHHYGRLR